The Pseudodesulfovibrio senegalensis genome contains the following window.
AAATATGGCGGCGACACGACCTGCATGGAAATCAGAACAGCGGGGGATGATGTCGTCATCGTTGATGCCGGTACCGGCATCCGGCGGTTGGGCAAGCGGCTGCTTGAGGAGGAAAAGCGGAAATGCACGCTGCTTTTTACCCATGCACATTGGGATCATATTCTTGGTTTTCCGTTTTTCCGTCCCCTGTATGATTCGGCAAATTCCGTGCGAATCGTTGGTTGTCCGTTGGAACAGGGCAACATGCAAATGTTGCTGGCTCGGATAATGAGCCCCCCGTGTTTTCCGGTTTCCTTTGATGTCATTGAGGCGGACGTGCAGTATGAGGAGTATTGCAGCAAGTCTTTTTTCATCGGAGACATGGAGATTCGGACCATACCGCTCAGTCATCCGAACAAGGGGGTTGGCTATCGGTTTATCGAGAAAGGTCGGTCATTTGTGTTTCTGACGGATAATGAATTGTCCTATCCGCACCGGGGAGGCAGGTCGTTTGCAGAGTATGCTGATTTTTGCCGTGGAGCGGACCTGCTCGTGCACGATGCTGAATTCAGTCCTGAGGAATACGAGGAAAAACGCGGTTGGGGCCATTCGCACTTCATGGAAGTGCTGGAACTTGCGCTGGCAGCGGGCGTGAAGAGCCTCGGATTGTATCATCATAATCAGGACCGTGCCGATCACGACGTTGATGCCATTGTGGAACGGTGTCGGGCGGAACTGGTGAAGCGGGGCGAAAATCTGCATTGTTTTGCCGTTGCCCAGGATATGGTCGTGGATGTCGGACACGGCTAGCGCATTTTTCCATTGTGTTGTTCTTGTTTGAATTGTAAATGCATGTGAGTACGTTTGACGGATGCACCGTTGGTGTCAACTTCAGTTCGGAGGATCCGATGAAAGCCCTGATTGTTGATGACGATTTTTACAGCCGGAACATGATTCATGAAATCCTGCGCCCCTACGCCTCCTGCAATATTGCCGTCAACGGCGAGGAAGCCATTTTCGCCTTTCGGGAGGCCATGGAGCGGGGCGAGCCGTATTCGCTCGTGTGTCTGGATTTGATGATGCCGGAAGTGGATGGTCAGGACGCGCTCAAGGAGATCAGGGCCATTGAAAAGGAATTCGACGTGCATCCCAACGATGAAACCAAGGTCATAGTGACCACCATGCTCGACGACGAGCAGGAAACGCACGATGCTTTTTTTCTTGGCGGGGCCTCGTCCTACTTGGTCAAGCCTATTGACGAGAACAAGCTGATCGGCGAGGTGAAGAGTCTGGGCCTTATCGATTGACGGCATTTTTTTTGCGTATCGTGCCGCCTTCCGGTTGCTGCCGGGAGGCGGTTTTTCGTGAAAGGGAAAATTTCCGCGGATTGCCTGAGCATGGCATTTGAAGTTGCGGGGGTTTTCACCTATATTACCCGTTCCGAATGAACGCGCCTTCCCATGGGGAGTTCGCATATACAAGCAGGATTGCATGAGCCAAATTCTTGGTATTAAGTTCAACGATTACAGTCAGGTCTATTATTTTTCATCCGGTCCGTTCGTGGTCCGGGAAGGCCAGCGAGTGATCGTCAAAACCGATCAGGGCATGGGGCTCGGCAAGGTGGTCATGGTCCGTCAGGCTCCGCCTGAGGGTGAAGCGTCCGAAGAACATAAGGCCATTTATCGCCTTGCCAATGACGAGGATCTCGCTTCACTTGCCGAAAATGACGATCTTTCCCGTGAAGCCTATGATTACTGCCGTCAATGTATTGATACGCACGGTTTGGAAATGAAACTCGTGGATGTGGAAGTCTTTTTTGACCGAAGCAAAATGATTTTCTATTTCACCGCGCCCGGCAGAATCGATTTTCGTGAATTGATCAAGGACCTTGTCCGTCAGTACCGTACCCGTATCGAATTGCGTCAGATCGGCGTGCGCCACGAGACCCAGATGCTCGGGGCCATTGGCAACTGCGGACAGGTGTGTTGCTGCCGACGGTTTATGCGCAAGTTTGTTCCCGTGACCATCAAGATGGCCAAGGAACAGAACTTGTTCTTGAATCCCACAAAGATTTCCGGGATTTGTGGACGACTTCTTTGTTGCCTGAGTTTCGAGCAGGAAGCCTATGAGGAGTTTCACAAGCAGTGTCCCAAGGTCGGACGCAAGTATCCTACGGCACTCGGACAGGCCAAGGTTCTTCGTTCCAATTTTTTCAACAAGACTTTGAGCCTGTATACGGAATTCGGCGAGGAACACGAAGTTTCTCTTGACGAATGGAACGATATTGTCAACAAGCCGGTCGGCGAGGGCATTGATCGGCCTTTGGGACCGGTTCAGGGGCGGCCACGAAGAAAACCGCCCCGCAGAGGCGGCCCGCCCGCGCAGAAAGGGGCTGCAGCCACGGGCAGGAAGGCGGAGGAAGAAAAAGTCACGTCTTCTGAAAAAAACGGGACAAGGTCCGAATCCCGCGATGGCGGCGACGATGCCTCAGCGAAAGGCGCTGGTGAAGGTCGTCCTTCGCGCAGGAAGAAATCTCCTGCAAAAAAGGGCAGCC
Protein-coding sequences here:
- a CDS encoding MBL fold metallo-hydrolase, which produces MIVRCWGARGSIGVSGVSYVKYGGDTTCMEIRTAGDDVVIVDAGTGIRRLGKRLLEEEKRKCTLLFTHAHWDHILGFPFFRPLYDSANSVRIVGCPLEQGNMQMLLARIMSPPCFPVSFDVIEADVQYEEYCSKSFFIGDMEIRTIPLSHPNKGVGYRFIEKGRSFVFLTDNELSYPHRGGRSFAEYADFCRGADLLVHDAEFSPEEYEEKRGWGHSHFMEVLELALAAGVKSLGLYHHNQDRADHDVDAIVERCRAELVKRGENLHCFAVAQDMVVDVGHG
- a CDS encoding response regulator, translating into MKALIVDDDFYSRNMIHEILRPYASCNIAVNGEEAIFAFREAMERGEPYSLVCLDLMMPEVDGQDALKEIRAIEKEFDVHPNDETKVIVTTMLDDEQETHDAFFLGGASSYLVKPIDENKLIGEVKSLGLID
- a CDS encoding PSP1 domain-containing protein encodes the protein MSQILGIKFNDYSQVYYFSSGPFVVREGQRVIVKTDQGMGLGKVVMVRQAPPEGEASEEHKAIYRLANDEDLASLAENDDLSREAYDYCRQCIDTHGLEMKLVDVEVFFDRSKMIFYFTAPGRIDFRELIKDLVRQYRTRIELRQIGVRHETQMLGAIGNCGQVCCCRRFMRKFVPVTIKMAKEQNLFLNPTKISGICGRLLCCLSFEQEAYEEFHKQCPKVGRKYPTALGQAKVLRSNFFNKTLSLYTEFGEEHEVSLDEWNDIVNKPVGEGIDRPLGPVQGRPRRKPPRRGGPPAQKGAAATGRKAEEEKVTSSEKNGTRSESRDGGDDASAKGAGEGRPSRRKKSPAKKGSRSGSKPGQRKPKSGDAASANAGDEKPKRPRRRRRRRPSKPKQK